A stretch of Nitrospirota bacterium DNA encodes these proteins:
- a CDS encoding ChaN family lipoprotein, translated as MTDRVPATRLVVGLCMVAATLSAVACAGVTAPTPGQVPRTPSPSPQNASAESPYRPIEGLPEGTILHVPTGVELTRPQLFDLLAGARVVYVGESHDNLRHHRIQLDILHELSERFPGQVAVGMEMFQRPAQPALDRWTRGELSEKEMVSLWYDNWTEDYGYYREIVEFIRDHHVPLVALNASQRTAHALSAGGPGALSPEDRAALPDIDTEDPYHRRQMEAVFGAHAHGAGFDPFYRTMLLWDETMAQTVAEFVTSPQGRDKRLVVFAGGGHVAYGFGIPRRAFRRAPVPYLTVLPETDVALAPLDRPDAVMNVESIEMPLPVADVVWTVGYETLPPGVRLGVRVEPHEGGVVVTTVQPDSAAARAGLREGDVIQSFDGESVRLPMDVVRLVRSHAPGDQARLTVSRGQETLTVDVSWPK; from the coding sequence AGTGCCCGCCACCCGCCTCGTGGTTGGCCTGTGCATGGTCGCGGCCACGCTGAGCGCAGTCGCTTGTGCGGGCGTGACCGCACCGACCCCGGGGCAGGTCCCTCGGACTCCAAGCCCCTCACCGCAGAACGCCTCGGCCGAGTCGCCCTACCGCCCGATCGAAGGCTTGCCCGAGGGCACGATTCTCCATGTACCGACCGGGGTCGAGTTGACCCGGCCCCAACTCTTCGACCTGCTCGCCGGCGCCCGCGTCGTGTACGTCGGCGAATCGCACGACAACCTGCGGCACCACCGAATTCAACTCGACATTCTGCACGAACTGAGCGAACGGTTCCCCGGCCAGGTCGCGGTCGGGATGGAAATGTTCCAACGTCCCGCGCAGCCGGCGCTCGACCGGTGGACTCGGGGCGAACTGAGTGAGAAGGAGATGGTGTCGCTCTGGTACGACAACTGGACCGAGGACTACGGGTATTATCGGGAGATCGTGGAATTTATCCGGGACCACCACGTCCCGCTGGTGGCGCTCAATGCCTCCCAGCGCACCGCCCACGCGCTCTCCGCGGGGGGCCCCGGGGCGCTGTCGCCCGAGGACCGGGCCGCCTTGCCGGATATCGACACCGAAGATCCCTACCACCGGCGGCAGATGGAGGCGGTCTTCGGCGCACACGCCCACGGCGCGGGGTTCGACCCGTTTTACCGGACCATGCTCCTGTGGGATGAAACGATGGCCCAAACCGTGGCCGAGTTCGTCACGAGCCCGCAGGGCCGCGACAAGCGGCTGGTCGTGTTCGCGGGGGGAGGCCATGTGGCCTACGGCTTTGGAATCCCCCGGCGCGCGTTCCGACGAGCGCCTGTTCCCTACCTGACGGTCCTTCCTGAAACGGACGTCGCCTTGGCGCCCCTCGACCGGCCCGACGCGGTGATGAACGTGGAGTCGATCGAGATGCCCTTGCCGGTTGCGGACGTGGTCTGGACGGTCGGATACGAGACGCTGCCTCCCGGAGTTCGACTGGGGGTGCGCGTTGAGCCTCACGAGGGCGGCGTGGTGGTCACGACCGTCCAGCCGGACTCCGCGGCGGCGCGTGCGGGCCTTCGCGAGGGCGACGTCATCCAGTCGTTCGACGGCGAGTCCGTGCGCCTGCCGATGGACGTGGTGCGACTGGTGCGCTCGCACGCGCCGGGCGATCAGGCCCGCCTCACGGTCAGTCGCGGGCAGGAGACGCTCACCGTGGACGTGTCGTGGCCAAAATAA
- a CDS encoding pyruvate, water dikinase regulatory protein, with protein sequence MAKITDRVEPDERPDAPAGAAFHVFLISDATGETAARIADAALSQFDGRNVVVIRRPHVRSEEHIKAVVREAQSVHGTILHTLVSSATRARMVELTQLHGVPAIDLIGPLLAHLESFFGSRPKAKPGLLHRMDEEYLKRIEAVQFTVQHDDGRNIQTIHQSDIVLVGVSRTGKTPLSIYMAQYGWKVANVPIVFGVPPPKELFAIDPAKVVGLTISPDKLLMVRSARARKFGHHDLAYATDEGIAQELEYCRSLFTANRGWRVLDVTTRAVEEVAADILSALPRPVGGRATTGSSL encoded by the coding sequence GTGGCCAAAATAACGGACCGCGTCGAGCCCGACGAGCGACCCGACGCGCCGGCCGGCGCAGCCTTCCATGTGTTCCTGATTTCCGACGCCACCGGCGAAACGGCCGCTCGCATCGCGGACGCCGCGCTCTCCCAGTTCGACGGCCGCAACGTGGTCGTGATCCGTCGCCCCCACGTTCGCAGCGAGGAGCACATCAAGGCCGTGGTCCGCGAGGCGCAGTCGGTCCATGGAACCATCCTTCACACGCTGGTCTCCTCGGCGACGCGCGCCCGCATGGTGGAGCTCACCCAGCTGCACGGGGTGCCGGCGATCGACTTGATCGGTCCGCTCCTGGCGCACCTGGAATCGTTTTTCGGCTCGCGCCCCAAGGCCAAACCCGGCCTGCTCCATCGTATGGACGAGGAGTACCTCAAGCGCATCGAAGCCGTGCAATTCACGGTCCAGCACGACGATGGTCGGAATATCCAGACCATCCACCAGAGCGACATCGTCCTGGTGGGCGTTTCCCGGACCGGCAAAACGCCGCTTTCCATCTACATGGCGCAGTACGGCTGGAAAGTCGCGAACGTCCCGATCGTGTTCGGCGTTCCGCCGCCCAAGGAACTGTTCGCCATCGACCCCGCCAAAGTGGTGGGACTGACCATCTCCCCGGATAAGCTCCTCATGGTCCGATCCGCGCGCGCGAGAAAATTCGGACACCACGATCTGGCCTACGCGACGGACGAGGGCATCGCGCAAGAACTGGAGTATTGTCGCTCGCTCTTCACGGCCAACCGTGGGTGGCGGGTGCTCGACGTCACCACCCGAGCGGTGGAGGAGGTCGCCGCCGACATCTTGAGCGCGCTGCCGCGCCCGGTCGGCGGCCGCGCGACCACCGGCTCCTCGCTCTGA
- the rpiB gene encoding ribose 5-phosphate isomerase B, translating to MKIAIGSDHAGVGLKDRIGALLAQLGQSVQDLGTNGIEPVDYPVFGAKVAEAVSTGAVDRGILVCGSGVGMSIVANKFPGVRAALCSDTQIARSSRAHNDANVLVLGERVLDADGGLEIVKAWLDTPFDGGRHARRLQKIEELERRFHPRPESESMSVLKTVDPEVHEAIQSEARREEDKIILIASENYVSRAVLEAQGSVLTNKYAEGYPAKRYYGGCEFVDRAESLAIERAKALFGADHANVQPHSGSQANMAVYLAMLKPGDTVMGMNLAHGGHLTHGSPVNFSGLLFRIVSYGVGKDTGLIDDDDVERLATEHRPKLIIVGGSAYARIPDFKRFRATADKVGAWLMADIAHPAGLIAAGLHPNPVPYADFVTTTTHKTLRGPRGGMILCKAAHAKAIDKVMFPGIQGGPLMHVIAAKAVALKEAMSPDFSTYQRAVLENARTLCRALKSRGYDIVTGGTDTHLFLVDLRSKGLTGKDAEALLDAAGITLNKNAVPFDDKPPAITSGIRIGTPSVTTRGMGVAEMDQIAAMIDRVLTHKSDPAVIAETKAAVQSLCERFPVYRGR from the coding sequence ATGAAAATTGCGATCGGCAGCGATCACGCGGGTGTCGGGCTCAAGGACCGGATCGGCGCTCTCTTGGCCCAACTCGGCCAATCCGTCCAGGACCTGGGCACCAACGGCATCGAGCCGGTGGACTACCCCGTTTTCGGCGCCAAAGTCGCCGAGGCCGTGTCCACCGGTGCAGTCGACCGCGGCATTCTGGTGTGCGGCTCCGGGGTCGGCATGTCGATCGTGGCCAACAAGTTTCCGGGGGTGCGCGCCGCCCTGTGCTCCGACACCCAGATCGCGCGCAGCAGCCGCGCACACAACGATGCCAATGTGTTGGTCCTCGGAGAGCGCGTGCTCGACGCGGACGGCGGCCTTGAAATCGTCAAGGCCTGGCTGGACACGCCGTTCGACGGCGGCCGCCACGCTCGACGCCTGCAGAAGATCGAAGAACTCGAACGCCGCTTTCACCCTCGCCCCGAGAGCGAATCCATGTCCGTATTGAAGACCGTTGATCCCGAGGTCCACGAGGCGATCCAGTCCGAAGCCCGCCGCGAGGAGGACAAGATCATCCTCATCGCGTCGGAAAACTACGTCAGCCGCGCCGTGCTGGAGGCACAGGGCTCGGTGCTGACCAACAAATACGCCGAGGGGTATCCCGCCAAGCGGTACTACGGCGGGTGCGAATTCGTCGACCGGGCCGAATCGTTGGCCATCGAACGGGCCAAAGCCCTCTTTGGCGCCGACCACGCCAACGTGCAGCCGCACTCGGGCTCCCAAGCCAACATGGCCGTCTACCTCGCGATGCTCAAACCCGGCGACACGGTCATGGGCATGAACCTCGCCCACGGCGGGCACTTGACCCACGGCAGCCCCGTCAACTTCTCGGGATTGCTCTTTCGGATCGTCTCGTACGGCGTCGGCAAGGACACCGGGCTCATCGACGACGATGACGTCGAACGGCTCGCCACGGAACACCGTCCGAAGTTGATCATCGTCGGAGGAAGCGCCTACGCCCGTATTCCGGACTTCAAACGTTTTCGCGCGACCGCGGACAAGGTCGGCGCGTGGCTCATGGCCGACATCGCGCATCCGGCCGGCCTCATCGCCGCCGGACTGCACCCCAACCCCGTGCCCTACGCCGATTTCGTGACCACCACCACGCACAAGACCCTCCGCGGTCCCCGGGGAGGCATGATCCTGTGCAAAGCGGCACACGCCAAGGCCATCGACAAGGTCATGTTTCCCGGCATCCAGGGCGGCCCGCTCATGCACGTCATCGCCGCGAAAGCGGTGGCGCTCAAGGAAGCCATGTCGCCGGACTTCTCGACCTATCAGCGCGCGGTGCTGGAAAATGCGCGAACGCTCTGCCGCGCCCTCAAGTCTCGGGGGTATGACATCGTGACCGGCGGCACCGACACTCATCTCTTCCTGGTGGATCTGCGGTCGAAGGGGCTGACCGGCAAAGACGCGGAAGCGTTGCTCGATGCGGCCGGCATCACCCTCAACAAGAACGCGGTTCCGTTCGACGACAAGCCGCCAGCCATCACCAGCGGAATCCGGATCGGAACCCCCAGCGTGACCACGCGCGGCATGGGTGTCGCGGAGATGGACCAGATCGCGGCCATGATCGATCGCGTGCTGACCCATAAATCCGATCCCGCGGTGATCGCCGAAACCAAGGCTGCGGTCCAAAGCCTGTGCGAGCGCTTTCCCGTTTACCGAGGGCGCTAA
- the nrdR gene encoding transcriptional regulator NrdR has protein sequence MRCPYCAEQEDKVVDSRVSRDGILIRRRRECLGCHRRFTTYERVEDVLPVVVKKDGRREPFDRGKILQGLKKACEKRPVPVAVLEEIADRVEKRVQESGEPEVSSRVIGEDVMAQLHRVDQVAYVRFASVYREFKDVTQFMDELATLLKHERHPNERLPS, from the coding sequence ATGCGGTGCCCCTACTGCGCCGAGCAAGAAGACAAGGTCGTGGATTCCCGCGTCAGCCGGGATGGAATCCTCATTCGACGTCGCCGGGAATGCCTCGGCTGCCACCGGAGGTTCACGACGTACGAGCGCGTCGAAGACGTGCTGCCGGTCGTGGTCAAGAAAGACGGGCGCCGGGAGCCTTTTGATCGCGGCAAGATTCTCCAGGGACTCAAGAAAGCGTGCGAAAAGCGCCCGGTGCCGGTGGCGGTTCTCGAAGAGATCGCCGACCGGGTGGAGAAACGCGTCCAAGAATCCGGCGAGCCCGAAGTTTCGAGCCGCGTGATCGGGGAAGACGTCATGGCCCAGCTGCATCGGGTCGACCAAGTGGCCTACGTGCGATTCGCCTCGGTATACCGGGAATTCAAAGACGTCACCCAGTTCATGGACGAACTCGCGACCCTGCTCAAACACGAACGTCATCCCAACGAGAGGTTGCCTTCCTGA
- the acs gene encoding acetate--CoA ligase: MSQPEIESVLTERRVFKPKAAFSRAAHVKSLKEYAKLAKQAEKNPEKFWGDLAKELFWFKKWKKVLEWKPPFAKWFIGGQTNVAVNCLDRHLYTWRRNKAAIIWEGEPGDTRTLTYQDLYREVCRFSAVLKQLGVQKGDRVAVYMPMIPELPIAMLACARIGATHSVVFGGFSAEALKDRINDAQAKLVVTADSGYRKGAAVPLKEQVDRALEQCPSVTKVVVCRRTGAPVAMNPERDVWWHDVMRDAPMRCEAEPLDSEHPLFILYTSGTTGKPKGIVHTTGGYLLGAAITTKWVFDLKDDDTFWCTADIGWVTGHSYIVYGPLANGATVVMYEGAPTHPQPDRMWELVDKYRVTVFYTAPTAIRALLKLGDEWPKRHDLKSLRLLGTVGEPINPEAWMWYHQVIGKGRCPIVDTWWQTETGAILITPLPGATPTKPGSATKPFPGIAAEVVTKDGRPTKPNEGGYLVITKPWPSMLRTIYGDPERYKKQYWSEIPGVYFTGDGARRDKDGYFWIMGRVDDVINVAGHRLGTMEIESALVSHEAVAEAAVVGRPDPVKGTAICAFVTLEHLHKPSDTLRDALRAHVVKEIGALARPDDLRFTDNLPKTRSGKIMRRLLRDIAAGKETLGDVTTLEDLAVLARLRQDEE, translated from the coding sequence ATGTCGCAACCGGAGATCGAATCCGTTCTGACCGAACGCCGCGTGTTCAAGCCCAAGGCCGCATTCAGTCGCGCGGCCCACGTCAAAAGCCTGAAAGAGTACGCCAAGCTCGCCAAACAAGCGGAGAAGAATCCCGAGAAGTTCTGGGGCGACCTCGCCAAGGAATTGTTCTGGTTCAAAAAGTGGAAAAAGGTGTTGGAGTGGAAGCCGCCCTTCGCCAAGTGGTTCATCGGCGGTCAGACCAACGTGGCGGTCAACTGCCTGGACCGACATCTCTACACGTGGAGGCGGAACAAGGCGGCGATCATCTGGGAAGGCGAGCCCGGCGACACGCGTACCCTCACCTACCAGGACCTCTATCGCGAAGTGTGTCGGTTCTCGGCCGTCCTCAAACAGCTCGGCGTGCAGAAGGGCGATCGCGTCGCCGTTTACATGCCGATGATTCCGGAATTGCCGATCGCGATGCTGGCGTGCGCCAGGATCGGCGCCACCCACAGCGTGGTGTTCGGCGGGTTCTCCGCCGAGGCGCTCAAGGACCGCATCAACGACGCGCAGGCCAAGCTGGTGGTGACCGCGGACTCCGGCTATCGCAAGGGCGCCGCCGTGCCGCTCAAGGAGCAGGTGGATCGGGCGCTCGAGCAGTGTCCCTCCGTGACCAAGGTCGTCGTCTGCCGCCGCACCGGCGCCCCCGTCGCCATGAATCCCGAACGGGACGTCTGGTGGCACGACGTCATGCGCGACGCGCCGATGCGTTGCGAAGCCGAGCCACTGGACTCCGAGCATCCCCTCTTTATCCTGTACACCAGCGGGACCACCGGCAAACCCAAAGGCATCGTGCACACCACGGGCGGGTATCTGCTGGGCGCCGCGATCACCACCAAGTGGGTGTTCGACCTCAAGGACGACGACACGTTCTGGTGCACCGCCGACATCGGCTGGGTCACGGGCCACAGCTACATCGTCTACGGGCCGTTGGCCAACGGGGCGACCGTGGTGATGTACGAAGGCGCGCCGACCCATCCCCAGCCCGATCGCATGTGGGAGCTGGTGGACAAGTACCGGGTCACGGTGTTCTACACCGCCCCCACCGCGATTCGCGCGCTGCTCAAGCTGGGCGACGAGTGGCCCAAACGCCACGATCTCAAGAGCCTGCGACTGCTCGGAACCGTGGGAGAGCCGATCAACCCCGAGGCTTGGATGTGGTACCACCAAGTCATCGGCAAGGGCCGCTGTCCCATCGTGGACACGTGGTGGCAAACCGAAACCGGCGCGATCCTGATTACGCCGCTCCCGGGGGCCACGCCAACCAAGCCCGGTTCCGCGACCAAACCCTTTCCCGGAATCGCGGCCGAAGTGGTCACCAAAGACGGGCGTCCGACCAAACCCAACGAGGGCGGGTATTTGGTCATCACCAAACCGTGGCCCTCGATGCTGCGCACGATCTACGGCGACCCCGAGCGCTACAAGAAGCAATATTGGAGCGAGATTCCCGGCGTGTATTTCACGGGCGACGGCGCGCGACGCGACAAGGACGGGTACTTCTGGATCATGGGGCGGGTCGACGACGTGATCAACGTCGCCGGCCACCGATTGGGGACGATGGAGATCGAGAGCGCCCTGGTCAGCCATGAGGCGGTCGCTGAAGCGGCCGTGGTCGGCCGCCCCGATCCGGTCAAGGGAACCGCGATCTGCGCGTTCGTCACCTTGGAGCACCTGCACAAACCCTCGGACACCCTGCGCGACGCGTTGCGCGCCCACGTGGTCAAGGAAATCGGCGCGCTGGCTCGGCCGGACGACCTGCGATTCACCGACAACCTCCCCAAGACCCGCAGCGGCAAGATCATGCGCCGCCTGCTGCGGGACATTGCGGCCGGCAAGGAAACCCTCGGCGATGTGACCACGCTGGAGGACCTTGCCGTGCTGGCCCGGCTCCGGCAGGATGAGGAGTAA